A single region of the Agromyces sp. Leaf222 genome encodes:
- a CDS encoding YdhR family protein translates to MPVIAYFEFPLSEGPWGDDAVGVFTDLAAEISAEPGFRSKIWTEDPGRGVAGGVYVFDDAASAEAYVAKHTTRLAGFGITDIDARIIGVNEGLSALTNGAVSANPAG, encoded by the coding sequence ATGCCAGTCATCGCGTACTTCGAGTTTCCGCTGTCCGAAGGCCCGTGGGGTGACGACGCCGTCGGCGTCTTCACCGACCTCGCCGCCGAGATCTCCGCAGAACCCGGCTTCAGGTCGAAGATCTGGACCGAGGATCCAGGACGCGGCGTGGCCGGCGGGGTCTACGTCTTCGACGATGCGGCGAGCGCCGAGGCCTACGTGGCCAAGCACACGACGCGTCTCGCTGGATTCGGCATCACCGACATCGACGCGCGCATCATCGGCGTGAACGAGGGCCTCTCGGCGCTGACGAACGGAGCGGTGTCGGCCAACCCCGCCGGGTGA
- a CDS encoding SDR family NAD(P)-dependent oxidoreductase, translating into MTGLRDERAGSVQLPDLCGARALVTGASDGIGLEIARALAGAGAEVIMPVRDRAKGERARERIRADDAEARLLLADLDLARLDSVRSFASRLNEEGRPVDLLVLNAGIVLLGDRERHMSVDGYELHFQTNFLGHAVLVLGILPLLLAAPEPRVAVQASLAAASARLDLDDEFVTGRYTPLRAYASSKLALGLFGLELGRRHAADGLRVALCHPGVAPDTAIAADLRAKAAGYQARLTRRLGNTPAQAAEPALAALTTEVAPGRVIAPSGAFQLSGRPVPRKLPRRLDDPAAAARVWALAQRIAAAGVP; encoded by the coding sequence ATGACCGGCCTCCGCGACGAGCGCGCCGGTTCGGTGCAACTGCCCGACCTGTGCGGGGCGCGCGCCCTCGTCACGGGCGCGAGCGACGGCATCGGCCTCGAGATCGCGCGCGCGCTCGCCGGCGCGGGCGCCGAGGTGATCATGCCCGTGCGCGACCGTGCGAAGGGCGAGCGGGCTCGTGAGCGCATCCGCGCAGACGATGCCGAGGCGCGCCTGCTCCTGGCCGACCTCGATCTCGCCCGGCTCGACTCGGTGCGATCCTTCGCGAGCCGGCTGAACGAGGAGGGGCGACCGGTCGACCTGCTCGTGCTGAACGCCGGCATCGTGCTGCTCGGCGACCGCGAGCGGCATATGAGCGTCGACGGCTACGAGCTGCACTTCCAGACGAACTTCCTCGGGCACGCGGTGCTCGTGCTCGGCATCCTGCCGCTGCTGCTGGCCGCCCCCGAGCCCCGGGTCGCGGTGCAGGCGAGCCTGGCCGCGGCATCCGCTCGACTCGATCTCGATGACGAGTTCGTGACGGGACGGTACACACCGCTGCGGGCCTACGCCTCGTCGAAGCTCGCATTGGGGCTCTTCGGCCTCGAACTCGGGCGGCGTCACGCGGCCGACGGCCTGCGGGTCGCCCTCTGCCACCCGGGCGTCGCCCCCGACACCGCCATCGCCGCCGACCTGCGGGCGAAGGCCGCCGGCTATCAGGCGCGACTGACGAGGCGCCTCGGCAACACGCCCGCGCAGGCGGCCGAGCCGGCGTTGGCCGCACTGACGACGGAGGTCGCGCCCGGCCGTGTCATCGCCCCCTCCGGCGCGTTCCAACTGTCGGGCCGACCCGTGCCGCGAAAGCTCCCGAGGCGGCTCGACGACCCTGCGGCCGCGGCGCGGGTGTGGGCCCTTGCGCAACGGATCGCCGCTGCGGGCGTACCCTGA
- a CDS encoding LLM class F420-dependent oxidoreductase, with protein MEFGLHIADYTWTSGARDLGPALARHVRNAEASGIERITVMDHFWQLPGIGPVEHEMLEAYATLGFIVANTEKALLHTLVTGVIYREPALLVKQVTTLDVLSGGRVGLGVGAAWNEQESEGLGFEFPPVAERFRRLEETLQIALQMWSDVDDPYEGDVYRLGRTLNSPQSITRPHPYLMIGGSGERKTLRLVAQYADACNIGFTPESGRKLDVLRAHCDAVGRDYDDIEKTAMIRVHGDSTVEGVAATVRELADLGFTATYVYSTGIAEPERVVDLVSAVRGATP; from the coding sequence ATGGAATTCGGACTGCACATCGCGGACTACACCTGGACGAGTGGCGCGCGCGACCTCGGGCCGGCGCTTGCACGGCACGTTCGCAACGCCGAGGCGAGCGGCATCGAGCGCATCACGGTCATGGACCACTTCTGGCAGTTGCCGGGCATCGGCCCGGTCGAGCACGAGATGCTCGAGGCCTACGCCACGCTCGGCTTCATCGTGGCGAACACCGAGAAGGCGCTGCTGCACACCCTCGTCACGGGGGTGATCTACCGCGAACCCGCGCTGCTCGTGAAGCAGGTGACGACGCTCGACGTGCTCTCCGGGGGCAGGGTCGGCCTCGGCGTCGGCGCTGCGTGGAACGAGCAGGAGTCCGAGGGCCTCGGCTTCGAGTTCCCGCCGGTCGCCGAGCGGTTCCGCCGACTCGAGGAGACCCTCCAGATCGCGCTGCAGATGTGGTCGGACGTCGACGACCCGTACGAGGGCGACGTCTACCGACTCGGCCGTACGCTCAATTCGCCGCAGTCGATCACGCGACCCCATCCCTACCTCATGATCGGCGGCAGTGGTGAGCGCAAGACGCTCCGGCTCGTCGCGCAGTACGCCGACGCCTGCAACATCGGCTTCACGCCCGAATCCGGCCGCAAGCTCGACGTGTTGCGGGCGCACTGCGACGCGGTCGGCCGCGACTACGACGACATCGAGAAGACCGCGATGATCCGCGTGCACGGCGACTCGACCGTCGAGGGCGTCGCCGCCACCGTGCGCGAGCTCGCCGACCTCGGGTTCACGGCGACCTACGTGTACTCGACCGGCATCGCCGAACCCGAGCGCGTCGTCGACCTCGTCTCGGCCGTGCGCGGCGCGACGCCCTAG
- a CDS encoding ClbS/DfsB family four-helix bundle protein encodes MSVPTNRVQLEAAAVRGFHRFDEAIERIPEAEREAPFPREGRDRDIRDLLDHLYAWHLLLLGWLDAERAGELVAYPAEGHTWAQLDELNVALRDRYRNGGTLATARERLRESHMTVLARVESLTDEQLFDLTGHEWLGGPLAEPVHECLGGHYAWALEALDAARA; translated from the coding sequence ATGTCGGTACCGACGAATCGCGTCCAGCTCGAGGCCGCCGCCGTGCGCGGGTTCCACCGCTTCGACGAGGCCATCGAGCGCATCCCCGAGGCCGAGCGCGAGGCGCCCTTCCCGCGCGAGGGCCGCGACCGCGACATCCGCGACCTGCTCGATCACCTGTACGCATGGCACCTGCTGCTGCTCGGCTGGCTCGATGCCGAGCGGGCGGGGGAGCTGGTGGCCTATCCGGCCGAGGGGCACACGTGGGCGCAGCTCGACGAGCTCAACGTGGCGCTGCGCGACCGGTATCGCAACGGCGGCACGCTCGCGACGGCTCGTGAACGGCTGCGCGAGAGCCACATGACCGTGCTGGCACGCGTCGAGTCGCTCACCGACGAGCAGTTGTTCGACCTGACGGGACACGAGTGGCTCGGGGGCCCGCTCGCCGAGCCCGTGCACGAATGCCTCGGCGGGCACTACGCGTGGGCGCTCGAGGCGCTCGACGCCGCACGTGCGTAG
- a CDS encoding carbon-nitrogen hydrolase family protein — MSPEPDSAGTPTVTESAFGIAVAQFAPGADPAANLAEIARLAGLAASRGAGLVVFPEYSSFFTPQPDASWLAAAEPVDGAFVHALAALADGLGVHLVAGMIERVEGEQRVSNTVVAVAPGSGVVATYRKLHLYDAFGQRESEWVAPGTVEEPEVFEAGGLRFGLQTCYDARFPEVTRRIVDAGADVVCMPAEWVRGPLKEAHWRVLTTARALENTIFVAAADHAPPVGAGNSMIVDPMGVELATIGETTDVAVAWVSAERIAAVRRVNPALALRRFDVVPR, encoded by the coding sequence ATGAGCCCTGAGCCCGATTCCGCCGGCACGCCGACCGTGACCGAGTCCGCGTTCGGCATCGCCGTCGCGCAGTTCGCCCCCGGCGCCGACCCCGCGGCGAACCTGGCCGAGATCGCGCGGCTCGCCGGGCTCGCGGCGTCCCGCGGAGCCGGGCTCGTCGTCTTCCCCGAGTACTCCAGCTTCTTCACCCCGCAGCCCGACGCCTCGTGGCTCGCGGCCGCCGAACCCGTCGACGGTGCGTTCGTGCACGCGCTCGCCGCGCTCGCAGACGGGCTCGGCGTGCACCTGGTGGCCGGCATGATCGAGCGCGTCGAGGGGGAGCAGCGGGTGTCGAACACCGTCGTCGCCGTGGCGCCCGGTTCCGGCGTCGTGGCGACCTATCGCAAGCTGCACCTGTACGACGCGTTCGGCCAGCGGGAGTCCGAGTGGGTCGCGCCCGGCACCGTCGAGGAGCCGGAGGTGTTCGAGGCCGGCGGTCTCCGGTTCGGACTGCAGACCTGCTACGACGCGAGGTTCCCCGAGGTCACGCGCCGCATCGTCGATGCGGGCGCCGACGTCGTCTGCATGCCCGCCGAGTGGGTGCGCGGTCCGTTGAAGGAGGCGCACTGGCGCGTGCTCACGACCGCCCGTGCCCTCGAGAACACGATCTTCGTCGCCGCGGCCGACCACGCCCCGCCGGTCGGCGCGGGCAACAGCATGATCGTCGACCCCATGGGCGTCGAGCTCGCGACCATCGGCGAGACGACGGATGTCGCGGTCGCCTGGGTCTCGGCCGAGCGCATCGCCGCGGTGCGCAGGGTCAATCCGGCGCTCGCGCTCCGCCGCTTCGACGTGGTGCCGCGCTGA
- a CDS encoding GNAT family N-acetyltransferase: MTAGETPGIDIRHASRRDLDLTEAIENEADELLIALLRPQSWRPAPTGRERGAQRGFTLMAVETGTDRRIGFVHVLEVGDLAHLEQLSVLPDSTRRGVGRRLVEAAAAEAQHRGHDRITLRTFADVPFNAPFYETCGFVETEPDTEFHRGLVGAEQDHGLSTSERRIQMTRRLDAAQTG, translated from the coding sequence ATGACGGCCGGCGAGACGCCCGGCATCGACATCCGCCATGCGTCGCGACGTGACCTCGACCTCACCGAGGCCATCGAGAACGAGGCCGACGAGCTGCTGATCGCGCTCCTGCGGCCGCAGAGCTGGCGGCCGGCGCCGACCGGACGCGAGCGCGGCGCCCAGCGCGGATTCACGCTGATGGCCGTCGAGACCGGCACCGACCGCCGCATCGGATTCGTGCACGTGCTCGAGGTCGGCGACCTCGCGCACCTCGAGCAGCTCTCGGTGCTGCCCGACTCGACCCGGCGCGGGGTCGGGCGCCGACTGGTCGAGGCGGCCGCCGCCGAAGCGCAGCACCGCGGCCACGACCGGATCACGCTCCGCACCTTCGCCGACGTGCCGTTCAACGCCCCCTTCTACGAGACCTGCGGCTTCGTCGAGACCGAGCCAGACACGGAGTTCCACCGCGGGCTCGTGGGAGCCGAGCAGGATCACGGGCTGTCGACGTCGGAGCGCCGCATCCAGATGACCCGACGCCTCGACGCCGCGCAGACCGGCTGA
- a CDS encoding pyridoxal phosphate-dependent aminotransferase, producing the protein MSDLPPNPRVHPSSSARLRPWQRTAAGAGLLAPDGGIAATIFAEMSALATRTGAINLGHGFPDEDGPAEVLEAARRAIADGVNQYPPGTGMPVLREAIARHQLRWYGIEADPASEVLVTAGATEALAATILALVDDGDEVVTFEPYYDAYAALIARAGGVHRTVPLRFPDWRPDLDELASVVGPRTRLIIVNSPHNPTGAVFDADVLAKIVELAERHDALIVTDEVYEHLVFEGAHVPIATLPGARERTVTISSGGKTFSTTGWKIGWLVAPAPLVTAILAVKQYLTYVNGAPFQPAIATGLDLPDQVFADAAAALAAKRDVLAAGLVAAGFEISPPSAGYFIVADAAPLGFDDGAEFCRRLPELAGVVGVPISAFVHPERRADTRSLVRFAFCKRLEVLQEASTRLARLEAR; encoded by the coding sequence GTGAGCGATCTCCCACCGAATCCGAGGGTGCATCCGTCGTCGTCCGCACGGCTTCGACCGTGGCAGCGCACAGCCGCCGGCGCCGGCCTGCTCGCGCCCGACGGCGGCATCGCCGCGACGATCTTCGCCGAGATGAGCGCGCTCGCGACCCGCACGGGCGCGATCAACCTCGGACACGGCTTCCCCGACGAGGACGGCCCGGCCGAGGTGCTCGAGGCCGCGCGCCGGGCCATCGCCGACGGGGTCAACCAGTACCCGCCTGGCACCGGCATGCCCGTGCTGCGCGAGGCCATCGCCCGCCACCAGCTGCGCTGGTACGGCATCGAGGCCGATCCGGCCTCCGAGGTGCTCGTGACCGCCGGCGCGACCGAGGCACTGGCGGCGACGATCCTCGCCCTGGTCGACGACGGCGACGAGGTGGTCACGTTCGAGCCCTACTACGACGCCTACGCGGCGCTCATCGCGAGGGCGGGCGGCGTGCATCGCACGGTTCCGCTGCGGTTCCCCGACTGGCGGCCCGACCTCGACGAGCTCGCCTCGGTCGTCGGCCCGCGCACACGCCTCATCATCGTCAACTCGCCCCACAACCCCACGGGAGCGGTGTTCGACGCCGACGTGCTCGCGAAGATCGTCGAGCTCGCCGAGCGCCACGACGCCCTCATCGTGACCGACGAGGTCTACGAGCACCTCGTGTTCGAGGGCGCGCACGTGCCGATCGCGACGCTGCCCGGCGCTCGCGAGCGCACGGTCACCATCTCGTCGGGCGGTAAGACGTTCAGCACGACCGGGTGGAAGATCGGGTGGCTCGTGGCCCCGGCACCCCTCGTCACCGCGATCCTCGCCGTCAAGCAGTACCTCACCTACGTCAACGGCGCGCCGTTCCAGCCCGCGATCGCCACGGGCCTCGACCTGCCCGATCAGGTGTTCGCGGATGCCGCGGCCGCCCTCGCGGCCAAGCGCGACGTGCTGGCCGCGGGGCTCGTCGCCGCCGGGTTCGAGATCTCGCCGCCCTCGGCCGGGTACTTCATCGTGGCGGATGCCGCGCCCCTCGGCTTCGACGACGGCGCCGAGTTCTGCCGGCGGCTGCCCGAGCTCGCCGGGGTCGTGGGGGTGCCGATCTCGGCGTTCGTGCATCCCGAGCGCCGCGCCGACACCAGGAGCCTCGTGCGGTTCGCGTTCTGCAAGCGCCTCGAGGTGCTGCAGGAGGCCTCGACGCGGCTCGCGCGGCTCGAGGCGCGATGA
- a CDS encoding S1C family serine protease: protein MTDSTDGRNTPDGEQAPEAAAAKSVTSEVPAAPATDGSAAPVAETTPEAQVAPTTDAAGDVVEPVAAPVDEAPVPAAPAAPATPAAPAAPAAPAPVQATGTVYTPGQAPQPYAATAAAPARAATPTAPIAPQASTGETAPLAQPGQVPPAFGGPRPGEHESTHAGVPPYQPGAGGPAVAGQPKKRAGFGLIAAVAVAAALIGGASGAGITALVTSNDQGTTSSDAADTQNIVVNDTDSVNQITAVAAKASPSVVTISVSGSSAGGTGSGIILSDDGYVLTNTHVVTLDGEIADPTIQVKTSDGHLYAATVVGTDPLSDLAVIKLTDASGLTPLEFADSDELNVGDTAIAIGAPLGLSGTVTNGIVSALNRSIDVASSAAPSTPDDSTEGDSGDGSEGGDGGSDSPFDFFFDLPDGEGGSGGEQQPQQSATSQVSLPVIQTDAAINPGNSGGALLDSDGKLIGVNVAILSTGSSSESGNIGVGFAVPANLAARVAQEIIDTGSATHGLLGAVVTSAESDGTSDTVGALIAEAPASGGAAADAGLQAGDVVTEFNGVPITDQTDLTAQVRALPGGAKTTVTYTRDGESKTADVTLGTFEG, encoded by the coding sequence ATGACCGACAGCACCGACGGACGCAACACTCCCGATGGCGAGCAGGCCCCTGAGGCCGCTGCCGCGAAGTCCGTGACGTCCGAAGTCCCCGCAGCCCCCGCGACCGACGGCTCAGCCGCCCCGGTCGCCGAGACCACGCCCGAGGCGCAGGTCGCACCCACGACGGATGCCGCCGGCGACGTCGTCGAGCCCGTCGCCGCTCCGGTCGACGAGGCGCCCGTGCCCGCCGCCCCGGCAGCACCCGCCACCCCCGCAGCACCCGCTGCCCCGGCCGCCCCGGCGCCCGTGCAGGCCACCGGCACCGTCTACACGCCGGGCCAGGCGCCCCAGCCGTACGCCGCGACCGCCGCAGCTCCCGCCCGCGCGGCGACGCCGACGGCCCCGATCGCGCCGCAGGCGTCGACGGGCGAGACCGCGCCGCTCGCACAGCCCGGCCAGGTGCCGCCCGCATTCGGCGGCCCCCGCCCCGGCGAGCACGAGTCGACCCACGCGGGCGTCCCGCCGTACCAGCCGGGCGCAGGAGGCCCCGCGGTCGCCGGCCAGCCCAAGAAGCGTGCAGGCTTCGGCCTCATCGCGGCGGTCGCCGTCGCGGCCGCCCTCATCGGCGGAGCGTCGGGCGCGGGCATCACGGCCCTCGTGACCTCGAACGACCAGGGCACGACCTCGAGCGATGCGGCCGACACGCAGAACATCGTCGTCAACGACACCGACTCGGTGAACCAGATCACGGCGGTCGCCGCGAAGGCGAGCCCGAGCGTCGTCACGATCTCGGTCTCCGGCAGCAGCGCCGGCGGCACGGGTTCGGGCATCATCCTCTCCGACGACGGCTACGTGCTCACGAACACGCACGTCGTCACGCTCGACGGCGAGATCGCCGACCCGACCATTCAGGTCAAGACGAGCGACGGCCACCTCTACGCGGCCACGGTCGTCGGCACCGACCCGCTCTCCGACCTCGCGGTCATCAAGCTCACCGATGCGTCGGGCCTCACGCCGCTCGAGTTCGCCGACTCCGACGAGCTCAACGTCGGCGACACGGCCATCGCGATCGGTGCGCCGCTGGGCCTCTCCGGCACGGTCACCAACGGCATCGTGAGCGCTCTGAACCGTTCGATCGACGTGGCCTCCTCGGCCGCGCCGTCCACGCCCGACGACTCCACCGAGGGCGACAGCGGCGACGGGAGCGAGGGCGGCGACGGCGGGTCCGACAGCCCGTTCGACTTCTTCTTCGACCTGCCGGACGGCGAGGGCGGATCCGGTGGCGAGCAGCAGCCGCAGCAGTCGGCGACCAGCCAGGTCTCGCTGCCCGTGATCCAGACGGATGCCGCGATCAACCCGGGCAACTCGGGCGGCGCGCTGCTCGACTCCGACGGAAAGCTCATCGGCGTCAACGTCGCGATCCTGTCGACGGGTTCGTCGTCGGAGTCCGGCAACATCGGCGTCGGCTTCGCGGTGCCGGCGAACCTCGCCGCTCGCGTGGCGCAGGAGATCATCGACACCGGTTCGGCCACGCACGGCCTGCTCGGCGCGGTCGTCACGTCCGCCGAGAGCGACGGCACGAGCGACACCGTCGGTGCGCTCATCGCCGAGGCGCCGGCATCCGGTGGCGCCGCGGCCGACGCGGGCCTGCAGGCCGGCGACGTGGTCACCGAGTTCAACGGCGTGCCGATCACCGACCAGACCGACCTGACCGCGCAGGTGCGCGCGCTGCCCGGCGGTGCGAAGACCACCGTCACCTACACGCGCGACGGCGAGTCGAAGACCGCCGACGTCACCCTCGGCACCTTCGAGGGCTGA
- a CDS encoding glycosyltransferase family 2 protein, whose protein sequence is MPEQHHQATPSPLVGVSYVMPVLNDASHVRQAVESILAQDYEGPVEVLIALGPSIDGTAELVADLAERDARVRVLDNEAGSTPAGLNLGIRTAVHPVVVRVDSHSMLPADYTRVAVDVLERTGADNVGGIMDAQGITPFQQAVALAYTTKVGLGGGSFHVGGQAGPADTVYLGVFRREALLRVGLFDERIKRGQDWELNRRLRAAGGIVWFTPELAVTYRPRASLERLARQMFSTGLWRGELARSFPGASGIRYFIPPVMVVGVFVGLVLGLAGLVQAAVGATPWLLLGFAIPAVYLVFVVLATLLYARGHGVRTALWFLVVLPCIHVFWGAGFVPGYLALTSNIAQHTGR, encoded by the coding sequence ATGCCCGAGCAGCACCACCAGGCGACTCCGTCGCCGCTCGTCGGAGTCTCCTACGTGATGCCCGTCCTGAACGACGCCTCCCATGTGCGGCAGGCGGTCGAATCGATCCTCGCGCAAGACTACGAGGGCCCGGTCGAGGTGCTCATCGCGCTCGGTCCATCGATCGACGGCACCGCCGAGCTCGTGGCCGATCTCGCCGAGCGCGATGCCAGGGTTCGCGTGCTCGACAACGAGGCCGGGTCGACGCCGGCCGGGCTGAACCTCGGCATCCGCACCGCCGTGCACCCGGTCGTCGTGCGGGTCGACTCGCACTCGATGCTCCCAGCCGACTACACGCGCGTCGCGGTCGACGTGCTCGAGCGCACGGGCGCCGACAACGTCGGCGGCATCATGGACGCCCAGGGCATCACCCCGTTCCAGCAGGCGGTGGCACTGGCGTACACGACCAAGGTCGGACTCGGCGGAGGCTCGTTCCACGTCGGCGGTCAGGCCGGTCCGGCCGACACCGTGTACCTCGGCGTGTTCCGTCGTGAGGCGCTGCTCCGCGTCGGCCTCTTCGACGAGCGCATCAAGCGCGGGCAGGACTGGGAGCTCAACCGGCGCCTCCGCGCCGCGGGCGGCATCGTGTGGTTCACGCCCGAGCTCGCCGTCACGTACCGTCCGCGCGCCTCGCTCGAGCGCCTCGCCAGGCAGATGTTCTCGACGGGCCTCTGGCGCGGCGAGCTCGCACGCAGCTTCCCGGGGGCCAGCGGCATCCGGTACTTCATTCCCCCGGTCATGGTCGTCGGCGTGTTCGTCGGGCTGGTGCTCGGCCTCGCCGGGCTCGTGCAGGCCGCGGTCGGTGCGACGCCGTGGCTGCTGCTCGGGTTCGCGATCCCCGCGGTCTACCTCGTGTTCGTGGTGCTCGCGACGCTCCTCTACGCCCGCGGGCACGGCGTGCGCACGGCGTTGTGGTTTCTCGTAGTCTTGCCATGCATCCACGTCTTCTGGGGGGCCGGGTTCGTTCCGGGGTACCTCGCGTTGACCAGCAACATCGCACAGCACACGGGAAGGTGA
- a CDS encoding CDP-alcohol phosphatidyltransferase family protein: MSQTDPHPARPSSIAELRAVAQPPEVRGRRNAEHWTASLYLRRFSPYLTWWLLKTPISANGVTALMILVGWSTAAALLIPGVWGALLAVVLGQLQMLVDCCDGEVARWRRTSSPAGVFLDKVGHYSTEALIPLALGIRAAAYPLEFPADFLFTTLGALLALVIVLNKALNDMVHVARANAGLSKLADTHGETAPRGGLVAKLRKAARFVPFHRLYHSVELTLIVFAASLVGLVFGQPLVDRIVLVALVPLAILAVIGHFVAIMASNRVRS, translated from the coding sequence ATGTCGCAGACCGACCCGCATCCGGCGAGGCCCTCGAGCATCGCCGAGCTCCGCGCCGTGGCGCAGCCGCCAGAGGTGCGCGGCCGACGCAACGCCGAGCACTGGACCGCGTCGCTCTACCTGCGGCGCTTCTCGCCGTACCTCACGTGGTGGCTGCTGAAGACACCGATCTCGGCCAACGGCGTGACCGCGCTGATGATCCTCGTTGGCTGGTCGACGGCCGCCGCGCTGCTGATCCCCGGCGTCTGGGGCGCCCTGCTCGCGGTCGTGCTCGGCCAGCTGCAGATGCTCGTCGACTGCTGCGACGGCGAGGTCGCCAGGTGGCGCCGCACGTCGTCGCCGGCCGGCGTGTTCCTCGACAAGGTCGGCCACTACTCGACCGAGGCGCTGATCCCGCTCGCCCTCGGCATCCGCGCGGCCGCCTACCCGCTGGAGTTCCCGGCCGACTTCCTCTTCACGACGCTCGGCGCGCTGCTCGCGCTCGTCATCGTGCTCAACAAGGCCCTCAACGACATGGTGCACGTGGCGCGCGCCAATGCCGGCCTGTCGAAGCTGGCCGACACGCACGGCGAGACCGCGCCGCGCGGCGGCCTCGTCGCGAAGCTCCGCAAGGCCGCCCGATTCGTGCCGTTCCACCGGCTCTACCATTCGGTCGAGCTGACGCTCATCGTGTTCGCCGCATCGCTCGTCGGGCTCGTGTTCGGGCAGCCGCTCGTCGACCGCATCGTGCTCGTCGCGCTGGTCCCCCTCGCGATCCTCGCCGTCATCGGGCACTTCGTCGCGATCATGGCGTCCAACCGTGTCCGTTCCTGA
- a CDS encoding glycosyltransferase family 2 protein has protein sequence MGKRPDDLARGIRSVLDQRDVEVDVVCVGNGWDPATAHPALPDGVKTLHLPENLGIPAGRNAGVPEVEGDTLFFLDDDAFLPSTGFLSDGCRMLAERPELGLIQPRVVDPTGLASPRRWIPRIRKGDPAHSSPVFSCWEGAVLMPRRVFDAARGWADPFFYAHEGIELAWRVWDTGHVAWYAGDLEAAHPVIDPARHAYYYRLNARNRVWLARRNLPLVLVPFYVGSWTAIQVLRWARQPAALKAWFGGWRAGWRENPGERRPMRWRTVWRMTLAGRPPVV, from the coding sequence ATGGGCAAGCGGCCCGACGACCTCGCGCGCGGCATCCGGAGCGTGCTCGACCAGCGCGACGTCGAGGTCGACGTCGTGTGCGTCGGCAACGGCTGGGACCCGGCCACCGCGCACCCGGCGCTGCCCGACGGCGTCAAGACCCTGCACCTGCCCGAGAACCTCGGCATCCCCGCGGGGCGCAACGCGGGCGTGCCCGAGGTCGAGGGCGACACGCTCTTCTTCCTCGACGACGACGCGTTCCTGCCGAGCACCGGCTTCCTGAGCGACGGATGCCGCATGCTCGCCGAGCGACCCGAGCTCGGCCTCATCCAGCCGCGCGTCGTCGACCCCACCGGGCTCGCGTCGCCGCGTCGATGGATCCCGCGCATCCGCAAGGGAGACCCCGCGCACTCCTCTCCCGTGTTCTCGTGCTGGGAGGGCGCGGTGCTCATGCCCCGTCGCGTGTTCGACGCCGCCCGTGGCTGGGCCGACCCCTTCTTCTACGCGCACGAGGGCATCGAGCTCGCGTGGCGGGTCTGGGACACCGGGCACGTCGCCTGGTACGCGGGCGACCTCGAGGCCGCTCACCCGGTCATCGATCCGGCGCGTCACGCCTACTACTACCGGCTCAACGCCCGCAATCGCGTGTGGCTCGCTCGGCGCAACCTCCCGCTCGTGCTCGTGCCGTTCTACGTCGGATCATGGACCGCCATCCAGGTGCTGCGGTGGGCCAGGCAGCCGGCGGCCCTGAAGGCGTGGTTCGGCGGCTGGCGGGCCGGCTGGCGCGAGAACCCGGGGGAGCGCCGTCCGATGCGCTGGCGCACGGTGTGGCGCATGACCCTCGCCGGGCGTCCTCCCGTCGTCTGA